A genomic segment from Triticum dicoccoides isolate Atlit2015 ecotype Zavitan chromosome 1A, WEW_v2.0, whole genome shotgun sequence encodes:
- the LOC119359934 gene encoding disease resistance protein RGA5-like: protein MAPVVTAALGALGPLLGKLAELLANECGRLRRVRREIRSLRTEFTSMHGALMKYTKLENENPDDQVKIWVSLVRELAYDTEDLFDKFIRHLGNGESHDGGFKEYFRKTARCLKTLGAWRGIASRIDDLKLRIKEVKELKTSYKLDDVASSTPVHATVDPRLAALFAEEAHLVGIDSPRDELAKWMLEEENKLHRRVLSIVGFGGLGKTTLANEVYRKIHGRFDCHAFVSVSQKPDRKKIIKDLISQVSCNAEFTKDMDTWDEQKSISKLRELLQDKRYLVIIDDIWSALAWKAINCAFPENDSSSRIITTTRILEVARSCCPDRADRIYEMTPLSDIHSERLFFNRIFGPDDRCPDMLIEVSNTILKKCGSLPLAIISITGLLANRPRVKEEWEKVKRSIGSELDGNQSLEGMKNILSMSYNDLPPNLKTVLLHLSNFPEDYVIDRERLVRQWIAEGFISEERGRSFQEVAESYFYELINKSLVQPVDIRYDGMVRACRVHDMMLELIISKSIEENFITVVNGSQTVWENSQCSIRRLSIQDIDQELASVLAKKELSHVRSLIITASRCIKHLPSLAKFETLRVLDFEGCRGLTEYDMDVIENLFQLKYLSFCGTNISELPSGIMMLHDLEMLDLRGTAIKDLPARIVQLTKLQHLLPGNHLWKIPIGIGNMTNLREISGFDITTSSVGAVKELGSLINLKVLHVCFTEKGEESHEYKSHLEMFHSSLCKLGSHKLQSVYINGGDSSPFELLDSWSPLPSCLQTFVMGTTEYCLSKLPKWITPALTSLAYLNINLGVITEEALGILGELPALLSLKLYTNTVHKDRLVLQGRGFRCLKEFVYEPFDEGAGILLFEEGALPKLEEFMVRFFVSMAKAYGFYLGIEHLPYLKDVHVILQNRDATSSEAEAAEVAIRKEANLHPNHPRLTLLEMEE from the exons ATGGCGCCTGTGGTGACCGCCGCACTGGGCGCGCTGGGTCCTCTGCTTGGGAAGCTCGCCGAGTTGCTCGCCAATGAGTGCGGCCGCCTCAGAAGGGTCCGCCGCGAGATCCGATCGCTCCGGACAGAGTTTACCAGCATGCATGGTGCGCTAATGAAGTACACCAAGCTAGAGAATGAGAATCCTGATGACCAGGTGAAGATATGGGTATCGCTGGTCAGGGAGTTGGCCTATGATACCGAGGATCTTTTTGACAAGTTCATTCGCCACCTCGGCAACGGTGAGAGTCATGATGGTGGCTTCAAGGAGTACTTCCGCAAGACTGCTAGGTGTCTAAAGACGCTTGGAGCTTGGCGTGGGATCGCCAGCCGAATTGACGATCTGAAGCTACGTATCAAGGAAGTGAAAGAGCTCAAGACCAGCTACAAGCTGGATGATGTTGCTTCTAGCACCCCGGTCCATGCAACCGTGGATCCCCGGTTGGCTGCTCTTTTCGCCGAGGAGGCACACCTTGTTGGCATTGATAGTCCAAGGGACGAGCTTGCCAAGTGGATGCTGGAAGAAGAAAACAAGCTTCATCGCAGGGTGTTGTCGATTGTTGGGTTTGGTGGATTGGGAAAGACAACACTGGCGAATGAAGTCTACCGCAAGATTCATGGGCGTTTTGATTGTCATGCTTTTGTGTCGGTCTCTCAAAAGCCAGATAGAAAGAAAATCATCAAGGATTTAATCTCACAGGTGTCTTGCAATGCTGAATTCACAAAAGATATGGATACTTGGGATGAACAGAAATCCATCTCAAAGCTAAGAGAACTATTACAAGATAAAAG GTATCTTGTCATCATTGATGATATATGGTCTGCATTAGCATGGAAAGCAATCAACTGTGCTTTTCCAGAGAATGATTCTTCAAGCAGAATTATAACTACAACACGCATATTAGAAGTAGCAAGATCTTGTTGTCCAGATCGTGCTGACCGGATCTATGAAATGACACCTCTAAGCGACATCCACTCTGAAAGACTATTTTTTAACAGAATCTTTGGTCCAGATGACCGCTGCCCTGATATGCTTATTGAAGTTTCAAATACTATCTTGAAAAAGTGTGGAAGCCTACCATTGGCTATTATCAGTATAACTGGTTTATTAGCTAACAGACCACGTGTCAAAGAAGAGTGGGAGAAGGTAAAAAGATCAATTGGTTCTGAATTGGACGGAAACCAGAGTCTAGAGGGAATGAAAAACATACTATCCATGAGCTATAATGATCTTCCACCAAACCTCAAGACTGTCTTGTTGCACTTAAGTAATTTCCCTGAGGATTATGTGATTGACAGAGAAAGGTTGGTGAGGCAATGGATTGCGGAAGGCTTTATTTCTGAAGAGCGTGGGAGGAGCTTTCAAGAGGTTGCAGAAAGTTATTTTTACGAGCTTATCAATAAAAGCCTGGTCCAACCAGTGGACATTCGTTATGATGGGATGGTTCGTGCCTGTCGAGTTCATGACATGATGCTTGAACTTATCATTTCAAAATCCATTGAAGAAAATTTCATCACTGTGGTGAATGGCAGTCAGACTGTTTGGGAAAATTCTCAGTGTTCTATTCGACGATTGTCGATTCAGGACATTGACCAGGAGCTTGCATCTGTATTGGCAAAGAAAGAACTAAGCCATGTCCGATCTCTTATAATAACAGCATCAAGATGCATCAAGCACTTGCCCAGTCTTGCTAAGTTTGAAACTTTACGTGTACTAGATTTTGAAGGTTGTCGGGGCCTGACGGAGTATGATATGGATGTTATAGAAAACCTGTTCCAGCTAAAGTACCTAAGCTTTTGCGGAACAAACATATCGGAACTACCATCTGGAATTATGATGCTACATGATCTAGAGATGCTAGATTTAAGGGGTACAGCAATCAAAGACTTGCCGGCGAGAATTGTTCAGCTCACTAAACTACAACATCTACTCCCTGGCAATCATTTATGGAAGATACCAATCGGGATTGGGAATATGACAAACTTAAGGGAGATCTCAGGCTTTGATATTACCACGAGTTCAGTAGGTGCAGTGAAGGAGCTAGGGAGCCTGATCAATTTGAAGGTACTCCATGTATGTTTCACGGAGAAAGGTGAAGAATCTCATGAGTACAAGAGTCATCTAGAGATGTTTCATTCCTCACTATGCAAGCTTGGAAGCCACAAACTCCAGTCCGTGTATATAAATGGTGGTGATTCATCTCCATTCGAGTTATTAGATTCCTGGTCTCCTCTTCCATCTTGCCTCCAAACATTTGTGATGGGCACCACCGAGTACTGTTTATCAAAACTGCCAAAGTGGATTACTCCAGCACTCACCAGTCTTGCATACCTGAACATTAATTTAGGTGTAATAACAGAGGAGGCTCTTGGCATACTTGGAGAGCTGCCTGCACTACTTTCTCTGAAACTTTATACCAACACGGTCCATAAAGACAGGCTTGTTTTGCAAGGCAGAGGATTCCGATGTTTGAAGGAGTTCGTTTATGAACCTTTTGATGAAGGTGCAGGGATCCTTCTGTTTGAGGAAGGGGCACTGCCAAAGCTCGAGGAGTTTATGGTGCGGTTCTTTGTGTCAATGGCAAAGGCATATGGGTTCTACTTAGGTATTGAGCACCTGCCGTATCTGAAAGATGTACACGTTATTCTTCAGAACCGGGATGCCACGTCTTCTGAAGCTGAGGCTGCAGAAGTTGCCATAAGGAAGGAAGCAAATCTCCATCCCAACCATCCCAGGTTAACTCTCTTGGAGATGGAAGAATGA